In Mytilus trossulus isolate FHL-02 chromosome 10, PNRI_Mtr1.1.1.hap1, whole genome shotgun sequence, the DNA window atttgtaacattttgttacaaatttacaaaaaacctGAAATACACATTAAATAGTTTTACTAAATATAGAAtacattttttcacatttgttttgaGAATTCATATCTTGGAggaaaggggagataattggcAAGGGAAATAAGTTATCTACATCTAATTATTACGTTTGCATTGTATCAATGTCTGATAtaacatataacattataagtcTAATAGTAACAGATAAAAAATTCAATAAGTAATCTATCAATGTTCTATATaagtaagaaaataaaaaatctagtAATAACTACAATGTTCTATAGTTTAAACAAGACATGAAGGGATAATTAACTACACTGATTGTACAGGGATGTattcaatgaaataaagatatctttgaataatttaatttgtgATGTAAtgtgtcttctgattggcttaCGTTagtttgttatgagcccatacacataatttagtcatgtgaccgtgacgtcatcatgTTTTTCATCgtttaaaatggtttaaaatggaatttagaatttaattataagaaatgactgtaatattttttatgtctattcaaaataacataaaaaatgtggtgcacactgttaaataacccactacacgcgttattcagtgtgcaccacattttttatgttatttccttaaataaaagagtaacagcttgaattgtttttaatgaaaagTTATGTTGAAGATCTAAGTAATCATGAGTAAAAATGTACACTGAAACCATGTCTTAGCAATTCCATTATCTCTTCTATAATGACTTCATTACATATCTAGATATTACACTGTGATTTTTGTGCAGTTACATTGCATTGACTGTATAGCACCTTGTTTTTTGTGGATGACTTGgtgttttcatgaaatttgatGATTGAGGTCAATAAAGAATATAAGTTTGCTCAAATGTTATCTTTTTTgcatccaaaaaaaatattatttattttagttataacagttttgattattgcagtagattttgttttttgtttaacagGATAGAAATGTTGGACCAACCTCCTtttctacctgtttctaagCCATGTTACTAGTAATATAAAATTCaagacaataaaattaaaatgaggaatgtgtcaaagggacaacaacccaaccacaGAACAGCAGAAGCTCACCAATAATGTATGGTGATTTTATATCATCAATACCATACATTAAGTTGAATTTACCTGAATCAAAGAGGAATATCTGGAATTTCCTCATCATCCCCTTCATCATCAGTAGTACCAATGTCTGCTGTTCGATTTTCATCTTCCTCGTTTACTACAGATATGTATCCTCTGCCCACCCTACCTAGCATCACATCTAAGTCAATGTCCATTTTGATCTTATCTACATTAGCAGAAGGCTGACATGGTAAATTAGGGAAAGAACATTTTCTACCATTAGTATTTGAGAATGGTCTCATTTTTCTCAAACTTTCACTGATTACTTTGATATCCTCTGTAGAAATAATTCTACTATGTCTTGAAGCTTTTTTTGCAATGTTGTGTTCAGCATCAAAATTCCTGCATATTTGTGAAATTACTGGTGCTGCTGCAGTAACAGCAGAAATAGCTGTTTCAGCTTTATTGGCGCCCAGACCCCTGATCAACTCTTTTTGATTCCTTACAGAATgctcctgtaccaagtcagccTCGATGTTATTGCCAGGTCCACCTCTTAATTCACCATACTGCCTTCCAACACTCTAAGTTTTTCCAAAGGAGAAAGAAAACAGGTTACTTTAGTAATGTAATCGATACATTCAAATAAGTATTTTGAAAGGCAAGAATGTGCATAAAAAATTGGGATGCACACTTTCAGGTTTGGAATGATTCTAGAAATGTCACCTTCTTTAACAGTGTCCTCCATTTGTAGGTAGTGTAATCCCCTAATTGTTAAATTTGTACTGTAATTGAATAATTCGTCATTGCTTTCTGAAGGCACCCCGGTACGCATAACATcaaatttatgaagtatttgaCCTGATAATTccatcattttgttttctttgttaagTCTGCTTGCCTTGCTGATATTTTGTGGATATGCTGCAGTGTTTTCGATATCAAGGTTAAAGAGTTCAAATGCCTGTTCTCGAATAAGCTCCCTTACTataagtttgaaaaattcgctGTGGGAATTGAAATGACCCTTGACCTTGCCATTAACGTCAGTCTTCTTTAAATTGTTTCTACAAAATGCCAAGGTACCGAACTTGTCCATGGAATCCATCTTGTAAAGTGCTTTAAAAGTTTTCTGTCAAATAGAATTTGAAACATATAATTATTCTGAGATTGAGTAGCATTATACTATTTTCATTGGATATGACAATCACATGATTCAACTGTTATTTTACAAATCTGACGCCTTGTTTCTATTTCTTCATATATTGATCCCATGTTacatattatatgtatattattgatcaatgtaaaaaaaatcttgctaaaTTTAGATTTGAGACATCATGAGACACATAACTAACACAGAGGACGTGCGAcatcagaaaagaaaatttgcAAGTTTATCATGAGATTTCAAGAATGTTATGTTTAATACAgatgaaaataatacaagaatGGTAATGCAACAAACTATGCAGttgttaaaacaaattgaattttcatttacatgtttaattcATTGCATAATACAGTTAAAAAATGCAGATCCATATATAAGCAGAAAAAGGCATTGACCTCGTCAAAAGTCCACATCTGATATACATGCCTCAACAAAGCCTTTGtctatagatatatataataaagatgTTATCATGTTTGAGGACTATGTACCCATGTGTTCATTCAATACTAAAGatatggaaatttaaaaaaaaatcaacatacttTTCCACTTGAACTGTCATATTTTGTAATTCTTACTTGATAGTGAGAGGATTGTTATATGACATGGATTTCTAGTAGCAATAATTTTGTTAGTGGATATTTAGTTATTAGTTGAAAATGAACTTAGAAAGCCAtgtctaaaaaatttaaaagatcaacagacaaaatcacaaaaaatagtacacagaacatattagacagaaaacatgaaacttcaagtataattttattttttaccaatgGGTTGCTGTCAGATCCCTGGATAATCCAagtctccttttattcatatgttAATTTAATCAGAGCAATTTCTTAACAACCAAAATTATCTGTCAAACTTAATGATTTAGCACtgaattataatatacattgaCAAGACAAAATCTGACTCCATTATTTCAGGTCATATTTGGCCAAACCATCACTAATTGTGGCTGCATTCtataattaaaatgatattttattcatacaaaCTTCTAAGTAATCTTGTTTAAGATGCCACAGCTCAATAACAACTGGTCTCAAATGATCAAGTCTTCCCGATGTTGTTGGAGACATGAGACGTAGTCTTTTTGCGCCTTCAAATCTGACTTTGGTCAGTTGGTCACCAGATGCAATAACTCCAAATTCATCTAACAATTCAACTGTtcctgaatataaaaatataagaactTTACatatttggttgtttttttggcccataaatgataaaatcaggccatatattacataataatttttttgcTGCCTTTTACTACTGGATATGTGGTGTGTGCTTTCTCATTGCTTTCATTGTTGGAAGTCAATACGATAATTAAATTGTTTACTTTCTGTTCCTCAATTTTGGTGCTTTTTCACATATCCTGAGTGGTGCGAGGAAAATATTTCTACTCACCAgtgaaatatcaattttcagCAAATAAGtgatagaaatttaaaaaagacgTTCTCTTAATTTCCATTGAAGTTCCTATTGTGACGACAAGAAAAAAGATGTCCATGtttgaaaaacatcaaaatatctagaattttgttaatattggaacaatttcagttttgaaaatgaacaattttaaaatttagggAATCAAAATAgcattacatttaaaataatagcATTACAATCAATATAATAGCGTTACTTTCGATTTATCGGTAATTCGTATAGTTTCCCTTTAATCTTACTGAAtaatattttcgagtatcaaCTTACTGGCTGTATtaaatattaggcaatacattgtgtgacatcataattaccgataaacagaataataggtagtttcgtttttgatactgactatatcatgtgaaATATCTTAACTCGCCCTAATGGACTCGTCttgatattccacatgatacagtcagtatcaaaaatgaaactacctattattctgtaTATAACAGCATTACATTCAGtcaaaataacataacattaatttaaataaacactAACAGTAATTAAGTGAGTTAATGGTAGTGTCCATAAAGGAGATTATTACAACTGACAACAACAAACCATGGGATTCCTGAAATGTTTTTTGCAGCAATTTCTCATAAGAATCCATGATATCAAGAATATCTTCATATTTGGCCTCATTTTTGTGTTGGATCGGTAACTGGAACACTTGGCTTTTTTGGGACATTCCAGCACTATAGCCATGGTTTATGTGTACTGGTACTACTGTTGACATCCATTTAAATTGATCCAACGTACTCAAAATTCTTGCAATCTGAAAGTAAATAGCTTTCTCCTCAACTTTTCCACACAactaaaaacttcaaaattaattcttgaataaattatattaattaagAACAGTTTACAAGATAAACAAGAAAttcattatacatttaataCCATCTATTtgggagataactgtattgtatttaaagCTCCGAcagcatcaattggggatttgatggtcgcaaattaagtttactggtgAAGCGTTAGGGGAGatagtaaacgggtatttgcgaccatcaaatccccaattgatgccgtcagagcttaaaatataatattgttatctccattctaatgaaactgacagaaaacatcgttgaaacatgtatttaaaatctgtcatatgcagTCTGCGCTTGCGCatacgtcccatagcatcaattgtcaattgatgccatgtaagaaagtgtTGTAGCATTAGAATTACTAGTCAATGAAGAATTAATAACTTATATCAAATGATAATGTCAGTCAGTCAATACTTTGTGGTATACAAAGATGGaaccaaaatttccaaacaaaattttctattttcaaaatttgtaagaATCCTGTTTTAGTAAAACAAACCTTTACCAAATTTTAATAAGTCATTTTCTCGGAGTTGATAAACATAATTACAAAGACTCTGTTAGACCACACTCAAAATGCAAATGAAcagtgttcttttttttaatgttaatttatatTCTCAAAGTCACAATGAACCTGATTCCTAGATTATTTAACAGTTTTCTGTTTCACAAGTTGCGAAGCTATAAGCAAAGCTGAGATGTTTTCATGCAATATTCAAGCATAAGCTATTATTACATAGAATTCAACCTTTTGGAAATTTGTAAAGGTAATATTTAGCTCtttatattaaacataaaatatatatgaaatattgagAGAATGATGTCATAATATTCCAGAAGGTTAATTTCTATTAGTAACTGCTAAATGTTATGTAAAGTAGCATTGTACTTATTCTGGTCTCCCTTTGGGTTCGATCCAACTAACACTAACACGTGTATTCTCCTGATAAAGACTCTGTTTGTACAATTTTCATGTTAGTGCTAAAGCTTGGAAAGGCAATGCAGTGGAAATGTTAAGCAGCAATTGTAAGCTAGTTGAGttttactatttctataaaacTGACCAAActtctgtaaattcagatattgATGGTGTtattaaaacttaaattaaaaattggaACATCATTacagttttgaataaaatatccTTTGGCATTCACATTTaaggaatacaaaaataaattttctattaAGGTAAGTAATTTAAAGCTCTGAATTTACATATAATTTGTAAGTGCAATTAAGCTGAAAAGAAGGATAAAGACAAAAAGCCACCACCATTATTGTAAGCATGTTAAAAGTTAGTTGAAAACTGATATACATCTAAgcatttt includes these proteins:
- the LOC134686972 gene encoding uncharacterized protein LOC134686972, with the translated sequence MVTARHQISEDQLLVSVQMNDIRVSDVFIRQRARSLINQEVKNVSTKRIGEQSLLLTRKKMEHLSEDTSKLCDSIIEEMKNRTPFLLEIMLSAFDEKHLQGQKSRITGSLAIVYSILMFARNAEMSAFQRMMTAICIRGRAEDMLITRLNRVGVTLSPTSKQRLIKEAGEISHKALCDYLKEKPLLKITGDNLDIYIKSRCVSIDKGNTDLHLFASNALTSRLSSVDMDNRTPVVPEVNGDVLKLTEAEIDNMKYSYSILIARILSTLDQFKWMSTVVPVHINHGYSAGMSQKSQVFQLPIQHKNEAKYEDILDIMDSYEKLLQKTFQESHGTVELLDEFGVIASGDQLTKVRFEGAKRLRLMSPTTSGRLDHLRPVVIELWHLKQDYLEKTFKALYKMDSMDKFGTLAFCRNNLKKTDVNGKVKGHFNSHSEFFKLIVRELIREQAFELFNLDIENTAAYPQNISKASRLNKENKMMELSGQILHKFDVMRTGVPSESNDELFNYSTNLTIRGLHYLQMEDTVKEGDISRIIPNLKVCIPIFYAHSCLSKYLFECIDYITKVTCFLSPLEKLRVLEGSMVN